The Xenopus tropicalis strain Nigerian chromosome 7, UCB_Xtro_10.0, whole genome shotgun sequence genome includes a region encoding these proteins:
- the LOC116412223 gene encoding uncharacterized protein LOC116412223: protein MTKTRETVNTDPNPLFHSQPPTPQKVQNYYKSKKNNGSFYTIQSNSLDQARNREGTYLRRRTKRAQRFPRGPTSFLFCIFMALICVTNGQSEQESPGTCRELVSVTKSLLIVRSASSFSSAEVDDTVTCPESKYYLGVFTICYINETWVDISSPVGVNGTCPALYVEYTVENQVRNKPILIHLTPVKRTNERKKESFRSTIQTSTMAPTETTERQSEPKGRHCYGVFGVSAVVVVFIGALYRICNTRKPKTRDYGPAQTLDTQDSGEQIPMNNLTNEDGPGSNGHIPGSSNGDLHGGTAEADAEPQGTALH from the exons ATGACAAAGACAAGAGAGACGGTCAACACAGATCCCAATCCCCTCTTCCACTCACAGCCCCCAACTCCTCAGAAGGTTCAGAATTACTACAAGTCAAAGAAGAATAATGGCTCTTTCTACACGATCCAGTCCAACAGTCTCGATCAGGCAAGAAATAGAGAGGGAACTTATCTGAGGAGAAGGACAAAGAGAGCTCAGAGATTTCCCAGAG GTCCTACTTCATTTCTCTTCTGCATCTTTATGGCTCTAATTTGTGTTACAAATGGACAATCTGAACAAGAAT CTCCTGGTACATGTAGAGAACTGGTCTCTGTTACAAAGTCACTATTGATCGTTAGAAGTGCAAGCTCCTTTAGTTCTGCTGAAGTGGATGACACAGTAACCTGCCCAGAATCAAAGTATTACCTGGGCGTCTTCACAATCTGCTACATAAATGAGACCTGGGTGGATATCAGCAGCCCTGTTGGGGTCAATGGGACCTGCCCGGCGCTCTATGTGGAATATACTGTGGAAAACCAAGTGAGGAATAAACCAATCCTAATCCATCTTACCCCTG TGAAGAGAACCAATGAAAGAAAGAAGGAATCCTTTAGAAGCACTATACAGACCAGCACAATGGCCCCGACTGAAACAACAG AAAGACAGTCTGAGCCAAAAGGAAGACATTGCTACGGTGTTTTTGGTGTCAGTGCGGTAGTCGTGGTTTTTATCGGAGCTCTTTATAGGATTTGCAACAC CAGGAAACCAAAGACTAGAGATTATGGTCCGGCCCAGACATTGGATACTCAGGATTCGGGTGAACAGATTCCGATGAACAACCTTACCAATGAAGACGGACCAGGAAGTAACGGACATATTCCAGGAAGTTCCAATGGGGATCTACATGGCGGGACCGCGGAGGCCGACGCTGAGCCCCAGGGAACTGCTCTCCACTAA